A region of the Candidatus Methylomirabilis oxygeniifera genome:
GCGACGGCTCCAATGACAATTACCGCACAGGTCAGTACGATAGGTCTTCTGGCGACGAACGGAGCAAAAATCATGACCCGGTCCACCTCGGCGCACCTCCTCCATATGTTAAAAGCAGTTCCTCCCAGCCCGAAATCGCGACGTTTAACATTGGCGCACTGTGGCCTTCACTATTCATTTAGCACCTCCGACCTTTGCCCGCCAGCTATCTTTCGGTTCAGTGGAAGCTATCTTTCGGATGGGCCGGAGCACACGCGACGTGCAGTGGATGGGTCGTTTCTCTGGGTGTGGGGACCCGACCCTCTCAGGTGACGGACTTTGCGTGGGGTCGGATGTCACGAGGGATTCTCGATGGCGGGAAGTAGCGGCCTGTTACAGCGTTCGCCTGCCGATCACTTCGTCTTCGCGGAGGGCTTCGGGAACGGTGGCGGGAAGTCAGGTACGATCAAGCACGGCTACCCCGAATCCGAAGGAACATCAATCGGGGAACCGGACCGGTGGTCCCAGTCGGGTCTTATCCCAATTCTAAGCCCAGTCGCTCGATCGAAAAACCTCATCGCTTGTTCCTCGATGGCGAATTCGTAACGTCGGTCCTGCAGGAAGGTAACCGTACTATCCGAGGGAATCCTGGCCAGGACATGGGCATTTCCGAACTTCTCCTCTAAACAGCCGTAAACAATTCGCTCGGCCCCCAGATACTCCACTCGCGTCAGGTTGAGCTGAAAGGACGCCAGCTTACCTTGTCCTCTATAGACCTCCTTCGGAAAAAGATGCTCGGGACGAAGGCCGATGACAACATCCCCATGCTCAACCAGATTCATGGGAGGCGATCCCAGAAAGCCGGCCACAAAGGTATCAGCCGGCTCGTCGTAGATCTCTTGAGGCGTACCAAGCTGCCTGACCCTCCCTGCATGCATCAAAGCCATCCGGTCTGCAAGCCCCATGGCCTCCATCTGGTCATGGGTGACATAGAGGGTAGTGGTCCCGATCCGCCGTTGCAACAGCAGAAGCTCCTCTCGAGCTGCGGTCCGAAGTTTTGCATCAAGGTTGGAGAGGGGCTCATCGAGGAGAAACACCGCCGGCTCTCGCACCAACGCTCTGGCTAAGGCCACTCGTTGCCGCTCGCCTCCGGACAGTTCACGGGGCCTCCGATTAAGCAGGTCCTCGATCCCGAACATAGCGGCCGCCCACTCTACTTTCTTCTGGATAGCCTCCCGCCCCATTCCCTGGACCTCGAGAGGAAAGGCGATGTTTTTGAAGACCGTCATATGGGGGTAGAGGGCATAGCTCTGGAAGACCATGGCTACCTGCCTCGCCTGTGGTGGAAGATCGTTCGCCACCCGTCCTCCTATTCGCACCTCCCCACACGTGGGTTGCTCTATGCCGGCAACGATTCGAAGAAGCGTGGACTTTCCGCACCCCGATGGCCCCAGGAGGACAAAGAATTCCCCGTCATTGACGAGAAGGTCCACGCCATCCACGGCCCGAACTGCTCCGAACTGTTTTGTGACCCCCTTGATTTCAACCGTTGCCATACCCTACTCACCCAATACTGTGAGCCTGTTTCTCAATTCTACCCCTTCACTGAACCGGCCGTGAGACCGGAAACAATACGGCGTTGGAAGAAGAGGACGAGAAGGATCAATGGCGTGGTGACAACGATCGTGGCGGCCGCCATCTCTCCCCAGGGAACCTCGTGGAGGCCCGGAAAGAGGGCGATGGCCACAGGGATCGTCCGCATCGCCTCACTTGAGGTGAAGGTCAGCGCATAGAGGAATTCATTCCAGGCAAAGATAAAGACCAGTATGGCGGCGGTCCCGATCCCCGGCGCCGCGAGGGGGAGGAAGATCCGAACGAAGACCTGAAACGGTGTGCAACCGTCTACCAGAGCCGCCAGGTACAGCTCGTCGGGGATCTCCCTGAAGACGCTCCACAGGATCCAGATGGCAAGGGGGAGGGCAAAGGTGGTATAGGGGACAACGAGCCCGGCGTAGGTATCCCGCAATCCCAGGGTTCGGATGATCAGATAGAGGGGACTCACCGCGGCAATAGGAGGGAACATGGAGATGGAAAGGACCATGAAGAGTAGGAGGTTTCTTCCTCGGAACTGAAGCTTGGCAATGGCGAACGCAGCAAGGGAGCCGATGGAGAGGCAGGACACGGTGGTCAGGGAGGCAACAATCACACTGTTCAGGATAAATCGACCGAATGGGCGGTCTTGAAAGATAGCGAGGTAATGATCGAGGACCGGCCTTGTCGGAAAGAGCGGCGGCAGACTACTGATCTCGGACGTGGGTTTAAGCGATGTGAGCAGTTGCCACAGGAAGGGTAAGAGGCAGAAGGTAGCCAACCCTGTTAAGAGGGCCCAAAAGATCGACCGTCTTGCGACCCGCTTTGTCCGGCTACCCATGATGCTGCCTCCTCAAGAGGAGGATGCACAGAGTGCTGATGAGCAGGACGGTGAGAAACGTCGCCACGGCCACCGTAGAGCCGTAGCCGAACTGAAGGGTCTGGAAAAGGAGCTTGTAGGCGTAGAGGCTTAATGTCTCGGTGGTGTTGGCCGGTCCGCCTCCCGTCAGTACATAGACCAGATCGAAGAGCCGGAAGGCATCGAGCGTTCTGAAGAGGAGGGCGATCAGGATAAAGGGCAACAGAAGAGGAAAGGTGATCCGCCGGAAGATCTGCCACCGGCTTGCGCCGTCAACTCTCGCCGCCTCATACACCTCCTCAGGAATCATCTGGAGGCCGGCCAACAGGATGAGGGCCGCAAAGGGACTGGTCTTCCAGACGTCGGCCAGGATGAGCGAATGCATGGCCAGGACGCGATCCCCAAGCCAATTGAGTGGGGAGGACAGCAAGCCTGTCTGCTGCAGAAGGTAATTCAGCAGGCCGAAGTCGGGGTTCAAGATCCATTCCCACATCCTGGCCGAGACCACGGTGGGGATAGCCCAGGGGATGAGCACGACAGCCCTGAACAAGCCCCGTCCTCGAAAAGACCCATGAAGGAGTATGGCCAGGAGAAGACCGACAGTCAGCTCCAGGGAGACGGAGAGTAGGGAGAAGTATGCGGTATTCAGGAAGCTCTGCCAAAAGCGAGGGTCTTGGATGAGAAAGCGGTAGTTGTCGAGACCCACGAAGTACGAGATGCCGAACACAGGCATCCTCCGATCGAGACTGATCCTGAAGGCATTCAGGATCGGGAAGATGGCCACAGCCCCGATCAACAGGCAGGCCGGCAGAATCATAAGCAAGGCCGGCCTGATCTCGTCCTTTCTCATTCCACCTCCAGCTTCAAGATGTGCTCGATGAGTCGGGAGGCGTCCTCCAGAGCCCGCTCAGGCGGTTTCACCCCCATGATGGCCGCGCTCAGCTCCGGTTGGAGGAGTTGGGAGATCATGAGGTAGAAGGGAGTGACAGGCCTGGGACGCGCCCGGCGCATCGCCTCGTACAGAGGCGGGATAAAGGGGTTCGCCATTTTGAGCTCTGCATCGTGATAGAGGGGATCACGCGCCGGTGGAAACCCGAGCTCGATTGCCAGAACCTTCTGAGCGGCCTGACTGGTCAGGAACTCGACGAGTCTCCGGGCGGGGTCCGGACGTGTTGAGAAACGGTTGACCCCGAGCAACCAGCCGCCCAGTGTCGGAGCACTTTGATACCCCTCAAAGGAAGGGAGCGGGGCAATGCCGACCCTCCCTCGTACCTTGGAACCTTTATGCCCGTATAGCGCCAAGGCGTAGGGCCAGTTCCGCATGAAAATCGCTCGGCCGGCTCCGAAGAGGTGACGGGTCGCCTCCTCATCCGCCGATGTCACAAGGGGCGGAGAGACTTTGTTGACAGCAATGAGGTCATGCATCAACTGGAGAGCCTCAACAGCCTGCTTATCCCGAAGGGCCGACCGGCGCCCATCCAGAACACTACCCCCATTTCCGTGGATGAACTCCAGAGCGACACAGATCAACCCTTCATATTGCTTCCCCTGCCAGACGAACCCCTTCAGATCAGGATCCTGTTCCCCTTCCAGGATGGCCCTCGCCTGTCGGGACAGCTCCTTGAAGGTTCGGGGAGGCGCGAATCCATACTTCGAGAGCAAGTCCTTTCGGAAGTAGAGGATTCCAGCGTTCGCGAACCAGGGGACAGCATAGATTTGATCTTTATAGGTTGCGGCTTCAACAGGGCCTGGCAGAAACTCCGCTAATCCCTTGACCCCTAATCCCGGCGTGAGATCCAGGAGCCACCCCGCTCTGGCGAACTCCTGGATCCAGATGACGTCCAGCGCAAACACGTCAAAGGCCGCGGACTTGCCCTCGAGGGCTGTCACGTAGAACTGATGCTGCTGGTCCGTAGAGGTGGGGAGGACCTCCTCGATCACCTTAACCCCAGGGTTCTGCCGCTCAAACGCCTCGATCAGCCCGGAAAGGGCTTCAGGAGATGGGACCTTAAAATGGGCGAACACGATCCTCGCTCCGCCCTCTACGTCCGTCATGCCCCCTTCCCTGGCGCACCCGGCAAGGATGGAGAGGACAATGATGAAGAACGCTCCACATCCCGGCCTAGAGATGGGAGATCTCATCCTTCTCCTCCTGATCCTTCTCGCTGCGGAGGCGGCGTTCGAGCAGTTCCCTGGCCAGGTCCCTCCCGCCCAGGCCAAAGGCCAGCGCCAGGGCGAGCACGACGCCACCGAAGGCGATCGAGAAGGCCGCCACCACCATCTCTTTGGCGATCCCTAATTGGGTGAGGACCGTCGCCGCAGTGAAGATCAGGACGCCCCACCGAATCAGGGTGGCGATGAAGTGTGCCCCCCGAAGTTGAGCATTGACGGCCGCAATCAGGGCCCCTTGGGCCAAAAAGATGGCGAGCAGCCATCCGGCCCAGAGGAGGAGAAGGGCGGTCAGGAGTTGGGGTAAGAAGTCCAGAGCGCCTGTGGTAATTCGAGTGGCCGCCGGCAGGTTCAAGGCGTCGATCCCCATGAAGGTAAACACAAGAAAGACGGCCCAGAAGCTCAGGCGGCCGACAAGGTAGGAGCAGGGTCGTCTCACCCCTGCCTTGGTCAGAGACTGGCTCAACCCCCATCGCTCACAGAGCGGATCGAACTTTACAGCCAACAGGATCCGGTGGAGGAGACTTTTCACGATCCACCCCGCCACGAGGCCGATGACGACGAGAGTCAGCATAGCCAGGATGTTGGGCAGAAAGAGGGTCAGCCGCTGACCGGTATTTCGAACGGCATCGAGTATCGCCTCTTGCCATAGCTCATTCATGGTTTTACCTCCAACGCGCCACCAGATACGGCTTCATCGCTTCGAACCGTTCAGCCATCGTTTCGATGACCCCTTCGACCTGCTGATGACCGCTCTCTTGCGTCTCCAGGACGAAAGAGGCGGTTCTGCCGAGGTAGAGCGGGGTCAGGGCCTTGAGCAGATGCTCAAGATGCATGACCCGATGATGGTAGGCCAGCGCGAAAT
Encoded here:
- a CDS encoding putative sugar ABC transporter, periplasmic sugar-binding protein (Evidence 3 : Function proposed based on presence of conserved amino acid motif, structural feature or limited homology), giving the protein MTDVEGGARIVFAHFKVPSPEALSGLIEAFERQNPGVKVIEEVLPTSTDQQHQFYVTALEGKSAAFDVFALDVIWIQEFARAGWLLDLTPGLGVKGLAEFLPGPVEAATYKDQIYAVPWFANAGILYFRKDLLSKYGFAPPRTFKELSRQARAILEGEQDPDLKGFVWQGKQYEGLICVALEFIHGNGGSVLDGRRSALRDKQAVEALQLMHDLIAVNKVSPPLVTSADEEATRHLFGAGRAIFMRNWPYALALYGHKGSKVRGRVGIAPLPSFEGYQSAPTLGGWLLGVNRFSTRPDPARRLVEFLTSQAAQKVLAIELGFPPARDPLYHDAELKMANPFIPPLYEAMRRARPRPVTPFYLMISQLLQPELSAAIMGVKPPERALEDASRLIEHILKLEVE
- a CDS encoding conserved membrane protein of unknown function (Evidence 4 : Homologs of previously reported genes of unknown function) — encoded protein: MNELWQEAILDAVRNTGQRLTLFLPNILAMLTLVVIGLVAGWIVKSLLHRILLAVKFDPLCERWGLSQSLTKAGVRRPCSYLVGRLSFWAVFLVFTFMGIDALNLPAATRITTGALDFLPQLLTALLLLWAGWLLAIFLAQGALIAAVNAQLRGAHFIATLIRWGVLIFTAATVLTQLGIAKEMVVAAFSIAFGGVVLALALAFGLGGRDLARELLERRLRSEKDQEEKDEISHL
- a CDS encoding Putative ABC transporter (permease protein) (Evidence 3 : Function proposed based on presence of conserved amino acid motif, structural feature or limited homology; Product type pt : putative transporter), which encodes MRKDEIRPALLMILPACLLIGAVAIFPILNAFRISLDRRMPVFGISYFVGLDNYRFLIQDPRFWQSFLNTAYFSLLSVSLELTVGLLLAILLHGSFRGRGLFRAVVLIPWAIPTVVSARMWEWILNPDFGLLNYLLQQTGLLSSPLNWLGDRVLAMHSLILADVWKTSPFAALILLAGLQMIPEEVYEAARVDGASRWQIFRRITFPLLLPFILIALLFRTLDAFRLFDLVYVLTGGGPANTTETLSLYAYKLLFQTLQFGYGSTVAVATFLTVLLISTLCILLLRRQHHG
- a CDS encoding Putative sugar ABC transporter (ATP binding protein); putative glycerol 3-phosphate transport protein, ugpC-like protein (Evidence 3 : Function proposed based on presence of conserved amino acid motif, structural feature or limited homology; PubMedId : 3062310; Product type pt : putative transporter), producing the protein MATVEIKGVTKQFGAVRAVDGVDLLVNDGEFFVLLGPSGCGKSTLLRIVAGIEQPTCGEVRIGGRVANDLPPQARQVAMVFQSYALYPHMTVFKNIAFPLEVQGMGREAIQKKVEWAAAMFGIEDLLNRRPRELSGGERQRVALARALVREPAVFLLDEPLSNLDAKLRTAAREELLLLQRRIGTTTLYVTHDQMEAMGLADRMALMHAGRVRQLGTPQEIYDEPADTFVAGFLGSPPMNLVEHGDVVIGLRPEHLFPKEVYRGQGKLASFQLNLTRVEYLGAERIVYGCLEEKFGNAHVLARIPSDSTVTFLQDRRYEFAIEEQAMRFFDRATGLRIGIRPDWDHRSGSPIDVPSDSG
- a CDS encoding putative ABC transporter permease protein (Evidence 3 : Function proposed based on presence of conserved amino acid motif, structural feature or limited homology; Product type pt : putative transporter), with product MGSRTKRVARRSIFWALLTGLATFCLLPFLWQLLTSLKPTSEISSLPPLFPTRPVLDHYLAIFQDRPFGRFILNSVIVASLTTVSCLSIGSLAAFAIAKLQFRGRNLLLFMVLSISMFPPIAAVSPLYLIIRTLGLRDTYAGLVVPYTTFALPLAIWILWSVFREIPDELYLAALVDGCTPFQVFVRIFLPLAAPGIGTAAILVFIFAWNEFLYALTFTSSEAMRTIPVAIALFPGLHEVPWGEMAAATIVVTTPLILLVLFFQRRIVSGLTAGSVKG